CTAGTTAGTTTCCAGGAATAAGCAGAATCAAATGCCCGAGCCAGGGCTTTAGCCGCTACAATGCCGAGGATACCAAATTGTACCGCAAAGAGTACCAATAACACCAGCTCAAATATGGCAACAGCTACGTTGAGTTTGAACAGCTCTCTCGTTTTTCTCTGGGCTTGAAGTGCACCCCGACGCAATACGGTGGCCAGGGTTCCGAGAATCACAGGAATAAAAAGAAGTTGTGTATAAAGAACCGAATCCAGATACTTACTAGAATACAACCAGGGTATTATATAAGGGCATAACAGGGCACCAATGCCACAGATTATGACCATACCCACTAACAGCCATGGTAACCTTCTTTTGACTTCATCGTATGCAACCTTTTCGTCCATAGTCGCAGTTTTGGGAAAGACCGTCTGGCTTATTGATGCAAGTAGCACAGTCGGTAGGTTGGCAATCATCACTGCGATGGAATAGATTGCCAAACCAGCGTAACCGAGCGCTACACCGATGATTAACTTATCAAAATGGAGCACAGCGATACTGATTGCCTGTATGCCGGTAAGTTGTTTACCGTAGGTTATTGCAGTTTTGTCCTCACGGCAACTCAAGTTGCCGGTTTTAACGGTGTTAAATAGAAAGACAATATGCAGTATGGTTGATGTGGCCAGGTAGGCGGCGACCACCCACAGTAAGTTTCTGGTGAAATATACGGCGAGTATTACGGCCAGCGTTAAAAAGACCCAATAGATAGACCGATATCTGGAAGACAGATCAAACTGCTGTCTGCCGTTCAGAAATGGATAGTAACTATCAAAGGACACGTGAAACGGAAAGAAAAGTGAGCTCAACAGGAAGCATTTACCCAGCAATGTTTCTCCACTGGAATAATAGTAGATTCCGATTAGAAGACATACCGCAGCACCAATGAGGCTCCATTTGAATCTTGTTTTGGTGCCCTTAATAAATACTTGATCACGACCATTGGCTACCGCCTGCATAATAGCGGCGCCCATGCCAGGTAGAGCCGATATCGCCAATATGCCTATAATGGAAAAAAAGTAGTTATACTGGCCATAATCTTCTTTGGATAATAGCCTCGTCAGTACGACTGAAGTTGCTAGGCCACTAAGAAGAATGACGCCCTGCGCAATTAGTAGATAGGCATTATTTTTTATATAATACTCTAGGTCTATCCCGAGCCACTTTCCGATTGTGTTGATAACGAAATTTTTCATAGTTTGTTATCATCGCTGTGGAAAAAGCTACTCTTCACTGGAGAGTTTGCGTAAAAAGGCTTAATGTATATGTACAACTGAGTCAATGTACCTGCGAAGACCCTCAGTGATTTCTACCTGTGGCTGCCATCCCAGCTCTTTTTTAGTTAGTTCAATATCTGCCCAGGTATTTTTTACATCACCTTTTTGTTCTTCAACGTACGTTGCTTTTACTTCCTTATTCAGTAGGTTGCTGATTAGTTTGACTAGGTCATTGACACTAATCCGGCTGCCTCCCCCGATATTAAACACCTTGCCTTGAATCTCGCTTCTTGCCGCCAGAATATTCGCTTCAGTAACGTCATCTATGTACGTAAAGTCCCTCGTCTGATTT
This DNA window, taken from Chloroflexota bacterium, encodes the following:
- a CDS encoding oligosaccharide flippase family protein encodes the protein MKNFVINTIGKWLGIDLEYYIKNNAYLLIAQGVILLSGLATSVVLTRLLSKEDYGQYNYFFSIIGILAISALPGMGAAIMQAVANGRDQVFIKGTKTRFKWSLIGAAVCLLIGIYYYSSGETLLGKCFLLSSLFFPFHVSFDSYYPFLNGRQQFDLSSRYRSIYWVFLTLAVILAVYFTRNLLWVVAAYLATSTILHIVFLFNTVKTGNLSCREDKTAITYGKQLTGIQAISIAVLHFDKLIIGVALGYAGLAIYSIAVMIANLPTVLLASISQTVFPKTATMDEKVAYDEVKRRLPWLLVGMVIICGIGALLCPYIIPWLYSSKYLDSVLYTQLLFIPVILGTLATVLRRGALQAQRKTRELFKLNVAVAIFELVLLVLFAVQFGILGIVAAKALARAFDSAYSWKLTR